From Pseudopipra pipra isolate bDixPip1 chromosome 13, bDixPip1.hap1, whole genome shotgun sequence, a single genomic window includes:
- the GPR174 gene encoding probable G-protein coupled receptor 174 has product MTNSSNCTETDLKRYYAVTYTVILIPGLIANTLALWVFYGYMKETKRAVIFMINLAIADLLQVLSLPLRIFYYLTGTWEFGGGLCLLCFYLKYVNMYASIFFLVCISVRRYLFLMHPFRFSDCKRVCDIYVSIVGWVVVCVACLPFPLLRLHKDNKNTCFVDLPIKELDLPTSITLMTIGELVGFVTPLLIILYCSWKTILSLKEKNSALHDLGEKKKALKMILTCALVFLICFAPYHIGFPLDFFVKTKQIKGGCVQKVISVFHAVALCLASLNSCVDPVIYYFTTDEFRRRLSRQDLHDSIQLHHLSYTRKHSRDVLMEDTTE; this is encoded by the coding sequence ATGACCAACAGCTCCAACTGCACGGAGACAGACCTGAAGCGCTACTACGCCGTCACCTACACGGTGATCCTCATCCCCGGCCTCATAGCAAACACACTGGCCCTGTGGGTCTTCTACGGGTACATGAAGGAGACTAAAAGGGCCGTGATATTTATGATCAATTTGGCCATCGCCGATTTACTGCAGGTTCTGTCCTTGCCCCTGAGGATTTTCTATTACCTGACGGGCACGTGGGAATTCGGGGgagggctctgcctgctctgcttcTACCTGAAGTACGTCAATATGTACGCCAGCATCTTCTTCCTGGTGTGCATCAGTGTGAGGAGGTACCTGTTCCTCATGCACCCCTTCAGGTTCAGCGACTGCAAGCGTGTCTGTGACATCTACGTTAGCATTGTGGGCTGGGTCGTGGTCTGCGTGGCCTGTCTGCCCTTCCCGCTCCTCAGGCTCCACAAGGATAACAAAAACACCTGCTTTGTGGATCTGCCCATCAAGGAGCTCGACCTTCCCACCTCCATTACGCTGATGACAATAGGGGAGCTGGTGGGGTTTGTGACACCCCTGCTCATCATCCTGTACTGCTCGTGGAAGACCATCCTgtcactgaaagagaaaaactcTGCTTTGCACGACctgggggagaagaaaaaggctttGAAGATGATTCTCACCTGTGCCCTGGTGTTCCTGATTTGCTTTGCACCTTATCACATCGGCTTCCCCCTGGACTTCTTTGTGAAGACCAAGCAGATCAAGGGGGGGTGTGTGCAGAAGGTGATCTCGGTGTTCCACGCCGTGGCTCTGTGCCTCGCCAGCCTCAACTCCTGCGTCGACCCCGTCATCTACTACTTCACCACAGACGAGTTCAGGAGACGCCTCTCCAGGCAGGATTTGCACGACAGCATCCAGCTCCACCACCTCAGCTACACCAGGAAACACTCCAGGGACGTGCTCATGGAGGACACCACGGAATAG